One stretch of Streptomyces sp. A2-16 DNA includes these proteins:
- a CDS encoding serine hydrolase domain-containing protein, whose amino-acid sequence MTTSQEELLPVTRRALLHRIAVAQTEGRAPSLVGAVVRDGQIVWHGARTCVDGHGPDENVQYRIGSITKTFTAVLVLRLRDEGLLDLGDPLEKHVPGTGAGEATVAELLAHTGGLAAESPAPWWERTSGDLRPELTDVLGEQPFLHPAGRRFHYSNPGYTLLGVLVEKLRGAPWEEVLQREVLAPLGLDRTSVHPEAPHAGGWAVHPWADVMLPEPSEDLGRMASAGQLWSTAADLARFAVFLANGDERVLSAETVREMRTPAAPAGTGELADGATYGLGLQIQHRDGRLLVGHSGSLPGFLANLTIGVADDVAAVVLANCTSGPLLSAVGADLVRIVAEAEPRIPEPWRPMREADSPALELAGQWYWGTNGFALRLTADGLASLEPLSGAGRRSRFRANGDGTWTGLEGYFQGERLKAVRRPDGSVDHLDLGSFVFTRQPYDEGSSVPGGVDPAGWRGIG is encoded by the coding sequence ATGACGACTTCTCAGGAAGAGCTGCTCCCAGTTACGCGCCGGGCGCTGCTGCACCGGATCGCCGTGGCCCAGACAGAAGGCCGGGCGCCTTCACTGGTCGGGGCGGTCGTACGGGACGGACAGATCGTGTGGCACGGTGCGCGCACGTGTGTGGACGGGCACGGCCCGGACGAGAACGTGCAGTACCGCATCGGCTCGATCACCAAGACGTTCACCGCGGTCCTGGTGCTGCGACTGCGTGACGAGGGGCTGCTCGACCTCGGCGACCCGTTGGAGAAGCACGTGCCCGGCACGGGAGCGGGGGAGGCCACCGTCGCTGAACTCCTCGCTCACACCGGTGGATTGGCGGCCGAGTCCCCGGCGCCCTGGTGGGAACGCACCTCCGGAGATCTGCGTCCCGAACTCACCGACGTGCTGGGTGAGCAGCCCTTCCTGCATCCGGCAGGCCGCCGTTTCCACTACTCGAACCCCGGCTACACCCTGCTGGGCGTACTCGTCGAGAAGCTGCGCGGGGCTCCGTGGGAGGAAGTACTCCAGCGTGAAGTGCTCGCACCTCTGGGGCTCGACCGCACGAGCGTCCATCCTGAGGCGCCGCATGCGGGTGGCTGGGCGGTCCATCCGTGGGCCGATGTGATGCTGCCCGAGCCTTCCGAGGACCTCGGCCGGATGGCTTCTGCGGGCCAACTCTGGTCCACCGCAGCGGACTTGGCGCGCTTCGCGGTCTTCCTGGCGAACGGGGACGAACGGGTGCTGTCCGCGGAGACCGTGCGGGAGATGCGCACACCCGCGGCACCGGCCGGGACGGGGGAGCTCGCCGACGGTGCCACGTACGGCCTCGGGTTGCAGATCCAGCACCGTGACGGGCGGCTGCTCGTGGGCCATTCGGGCTCGCTGCCGGGCTTCCTCGCCAACCTCACGATCGGTGTGGCGGACGATGTCGCCGCGGTCGTGCTGGCCAACTGCACCTCCGGCCCTCTGCTGTCCGCCGTGGGGGCCGATCTCGTACGGATCGTCGCCGAGGCCGAACCCCGGATCCCCGAGCCGTGGCGTCCGATGCGCGAAGCGGACTCGCCCGCACTGGAGTTGGCGGGTCAGTGGTACTGGGGAACGAACGGATTCGCCCTACGGCTGACAGCGGACGGGCTCGCCTCGCTGGAGCCCTTGTCCGGTGCAGGTCGGCGCTCGCGATTCCGGGCCAACGGTGACGGCACCTGGACCGGTCTGGAGGGCTACTTCCAAGGGGAGCGACTGAAGGCCGTACGGCGGCCTGACGGGTCCGTGGACCACCTGGACCTCGGCTCGTTCGTGTTCACCCGCCAGCCGTACGACGAGGGGTCTTCCGTACCCGGCGGAGTGGACCCGGCGGGATGGCGAGGCATCGGCTAG
- the dnaB gene encoding replicative DNA helicase: MSISEPLDDPWADSGPSDRLPSSRRRGDGGRGRDEQHDRGRDSGEWDGGGTAFERVPPQDLDAEQSVLGGMLLSKDAIADVVEVIKGHDFYKPAHETIFQAILDVYAKGEPADPITIAAELTKRGEINKVGGASYLHTLVQTVPTAANAEYYAEIVHERAVLRRLVEAGTRITQMGYAADDDVDEIVNRAQAEIYAVTEQRTSEDYLPLGDIMEGALDEIEAIGSRSGEMTGVPTGFTDLDSLTNGLHPGQMIVIAARPAMGKSTLALDFARAASIKHNLASVIFSLEMGRNEIAMRLLSAEARVALHHMRSGTMTDEDWTRLARRMPEVSSAPLYIDDSPNLSMMEIRAKCRRLKQRNDIKLVIIDYLQLMQAGGSKRSESRQQEVSDMSRNLKLLAKELEVPVIALSQLNRGPEQRTDKKPMVSDLRESGSIEQDADMVILLHREDAYEKESPRAGEADIIVGKHRNGPTATITVAFQGHYSRFVDMAQT; encoded by the coding sequence GTGAGTATTTCCGAGCCCTTGGACGACCCGTGGGCCGACAGCGGTCCCAGTGATCGTCTGCCTTCCTCGCGTCGCCGCGGCGACGGGGGCCGGGGGCGGGACGAGCAGCACGACCGCGGCAGGGACAGCGGCGAGTGGGACGGCGGAGGTACCGCCTTCGAGCGTGTGCCGCCCCAGGACCTGGACGCCGAGCAGTCCGTCCTCGGCGGCATGCTCCTGTCCAAGGACGCCATCGCGGATGTCGTCGAGGTCATCAAGGGCCATGACTTCTACAAGCCCGCCCACGAGACGATCTTCCAGGCGATCCTGGACGTCTACGCCAAGGGCGAGCCGGCCGACCCCATCACGATCGCCGCCGAGCTCACCAAGCGCGGTGAGATCAACAAGGTCGGCGGTGCATCGTATCTGCACACCCTCGTCCAGACCGTTCCGACGGCGGCGAACGCGGAGTACTACGCGGAGATCGTCCACGAACGGGCAGTCCTGCGGCGCCTGGTCGAGGCGGGGACGCGTATCACGCAGATGGGATACGCGGCCGACGACGACGTCGACGAGATCGTCAACCGCGCCCAGGCCGAGATCTACGCGGTCACCGAGCAGCGCACCAGCGAGGACTATCTGCCGCTCGGCGACATCATGGAGGGCGCGCTCGACGAGATCGAGGCGATCGGCTCGCGCAGCGGTGAGATGACCGGTGTGCCGACCGGTTTCACCGACCTCGATTCGCTCACCAATGGCCTCCACCCGGGCCAGATGATCGTCATCGCGGCCCGTCCCGCCATGGGAAAGTCCACCCTCGCACTGGACTTCGCTCGCGCGGCCTCGATCAAGCACAACCTGGCCAGCGTCATCTTCTCCCTTGAGATGGGGCGCAACGAGATCGCGATGCGTCTGCTGTCGGCCGAGGCGCGGGTGGCCCTGCACCACATGCGTTCGGGCACCATGACGGACGAGGACTGGACCCGGTTGGCGCGCAGGATGCCCGAGGTGTCCTCCGCGCCGCTCTACATCGACGACTCCCCGAACCTGTCGATGATGGAGATCCGGGCGAAGTGCCGGCGACTGAAGCAGCGCAATGACATCAAGCTCGTGATCATCGACTATCTGCAGCTGATGCAGGCCGGTGGCTCCAAGCGCTCCGAGAGCCGTCAGCAGGAGGTCTCGGACATGTCCCGTAACCTCAAGCTTCTGGCCAAGGAGCTGGAGGTCCCGGTGATCGCGCTCTCGCAGCTCAACCGTGGTCCCGAGCAGCGCACGGACAAGAAGCCCATGGTGTCCGACCTGCGTGAGTCCGGCTCCATCGAGCAGGACGCCGACATGGTGATCCTTCTGCACCGCGAGGACGCGTACGAGAAGGAGTCACCGCGCGCCGGTGAGGCGGACATCATCGTGGGCAAGCACCGTAATGGCCCTACGGCGACGATCACTGTCGCTTTCCAGGGCCACTACTCGCGCTTTGTGGACATGGCGCAGACCTGA
- a CDS encoding MATE family efflux transporter, whose amino-acid sequence MTQASATTKATRRQHDREIVALAVPAFGALVAEPLFVLADSAIVGHLGTAQLAGLGIASALLTTAVSVFVFLAYATTAAVARRVGAGDLQAAIRQGMDGIWLALLLGAAVIAVVLPTAPSIVELFGASDTAGPYATTYLRISALGIPAMLVVLASTGVLRGLQDTRTPLYVAVAGFVANAVLNVGLVYGADLGIAGSAWGTVIAQCGMAAAYLVVVVRGASRHGASLRPDAAGIRASAQAGVPLLVRTLSLRAILMIATAVAARLGDADIAAHQIILSLWSLLAFALDAIAIAGQAIIGRYLGAGDTNGARQACRRMVEWGIAVGVALGVLVVLSRPLFLPLFTGDSMVKDAALPALVIVALSQPICGVVFVLDGVLMGAGDGPYLAWAMVITLAVFAPIALLVPTLGGGLTALWAAMTLMMVIRMLTLWLRTRSGNWLVTGATR is encoded by the coding sequence ATGACACAGGCGTCCGCGACCACCAAAGCCACCCGGCGACAGCATGACCGCGAGATCGTCGCGCTCGCCGTTCCGGCCTTCGGCGCGCTTGTCGCCGAGCCACTTTTCGTCCTGGCCGACAGCGCGATCGTCGGCCATCTGGGCACCGCCCAACTGGCCGGTCTCGGTATCGCCTCGGCCCTTCTCACGACAGCCGTCAGCGTCTTCGTCTTCCTCGCCTACGCCACCACCGCCGCTGTCGCCCGTCGCGTGGGAGCCGGCGATCTCCAGGCCGCCATCCGCCAGGGCATGGACGGCATCTGGCTGGCCCTGCTGCTCGGCGCCGCCGTCATCGCCGTCGTCCTGCCCACCGCTCCGTCGATCGTGGAACTCTTCGGTGCGTCCGACACCGCTGGTCCCTACGCGACCACCTATCTTCGGATCTCAGCCCTCGGCATCCCGGCCATGCTCGTGGTGCTCGCTTCGACCGGGGTACTTCGCGGGCTGCAGGACACCAGAACACCGCTCTACGTCGCCGTTGCCGGCTTCGTGGCCAATGCCGTCCTCAACGTGGGCCTCGTCTATGGCGCCGACCTCGGCATTGCGGGCTCCGCCTGGGGCACAGTCATTGCCCAGTGCGGCATGGCCGCCGCCTATCTGGTGGTCGTCGTCCGTGGAGCCAGCAGGCACGGCGCCTCCTTGCGCCCTGATGCCGCAGGGATCCGGGCTTCCGCACAAGCCGGCGTCCCTCTGTTGGTCCGTACGCTGTCCCTGAGGGCGATCCTGATGATCGCCACAGCCGTCGCAGCGCGTCTCGGTGACGCCGATATCGCCGCCCACCAGATCATCCTGTCCCTGTGGAGCCTGCTCGCCTTCGCACTGGACGCCATCGCCATCGCCGGGCAGGCCATCATCGGGCGCTACCTGGGCGCCGGCGACACCAATGGCGCACGCCAGGCATGTCGTCGAATGGTGGAGTGGGGCATCGCCGTCGGAGTCGCTCTCGGTGTACTGGTCGTACTCTCCCGACCGTTGTTCCTCCCCCTGTTCACCGGTGACTCCATGGTCAAGGACGCCGCCCTGCCCGCCCTGGTGATCGTGGCGCTCTCCCAGCCGATCTGCGGTGTCGTCTTCGTCCTGGACGGTGTTCTGATGGGAGCGGGTGATGGGCCCTATCTCGCCTGGGCCATGGTGATCACCCTGGCAGTCTTCGCCCCGATCGCGCTGCTCGTGCCCACGCTGGGCGGCGGTCTCACCGCACTGTGGGCAGCGATGACCCTGATGATGGTGATCCGCATGCTGACGCTCTGGCTGCGCACCCGCTCAGGCAACTGGCTCGTCACCGGCGCGACCCGCTGA
- the rplI gene encoding 50S ribosomal protein L9 translates to MKIILTHEVSGLGAAGDVVDVKDGYARNYLIPRNFAIRWTKGGEKDVEQIRRARKIHEIQTIEQANQVKAQLEGVKVRLAVRSGDAGRLFGSVTPADIASAIKASGGPEVDKRRIELGSPIKTLGAHETSVRLHPEVAAKVNIEVVAA, encoded by the coding sequence ATGAAGATCATCCTCACCCACGAGGTCTCCGGCCTCGGTGCCGCGGGCGACGTCGTCGACGTCAAGGACGGTTACGCTCGCAACTACCTGATCCCGCGGAACTTTGCGATCCGCTGGACCAAGGGCGGCGAGAAGGACGTCGAGCAGATTCGTCGTGCTCGCAAGATCCACGAGATCCAGACCATCGAGCAGGCCAACCAGGTGAAGGCCCAGCTCGAGGGCGTCAAGGTCCGCCTGGCCGTCCGCTCGGGCGACGCCGGTCGTCTCTTCGGTTCCGTCACCCCGGCCGACATCGCTTCCGCGATCAAGGCTTCCGGTGGCCCCGAGGTCGACAAGCGCCGCATCGAGCTGGGTTCGCCGATCAAGACCCTGGGCGCCCACGAGACGTCCGTGCGTCTGCACCCCGAGGTTGCCGCCAAGGTCAACATCGAGGTCGTCGCGGCCTGA
- the rpsR gene encoding 30S ribosomal protein S18, translating into MAKPPVRKPKKKVCAFCKDKVTYVDYKDTNMLRKFISDRGKIRARRVTGNCTQHQRDVATAVKNSREMALLPYTSTAR; encoded by the coding sequence ATGGCGAAGCCGCCTGTGCGCAAGCCTAAGAAGAAGGTCTGCGCTTTCTGCAAGGACAAGGTCACGTACGTGGACTACAAGGACACGAACATGCTGCGGAAGTTCATTTCCGACCGCGGCAAGATCCGTGCCCGCCGCGTGACCGGCAACTGCACGCAGCACCAGCGTGACGTCGCCACGGCCGTCAAGAACAGCCGTGAGATGGCGCTGCTGCCCTACACCTCCACCGCGCGATAA
- a CDS encoding single-stranded DNA-binding protein, protein MAGETVITVVGNLVDDPELRFTPSGAAVAKFRVASTPRTFDRQTNEWKDGESLFLTCSVWRQAAENVAESLQRGMRVIVQGRLKQRSYEDREGVKRTVYELDVEEVGASLRSATAKVTKTAGGAGRGGQGGYSGGGGGGQGGGGWGGNSGGGQQGGGAPADDPWATGAPAGGSQGGGGGGWGGNSGGSGGGGYSDEPPF, encoded by the coding sequence ATGGCAGGCGAGACCGTCATCACGGTCGTCGGCAATCTTGTCGATGACCCCGAGCTGCGCTTCACCCCTTCCGGTGCGGCGGTCGCGAAGTTCCGTGTCGCGTCCACCCCCCGCACCTTCGACCGTCAGACGAACGAGTGGAAGGACGGCGAGAGCCTGTTCCTGACCTGCTCGGTCTGGCGTCAGGCGGCGGAGAACGTCGCCGAGTCGCTCCAGCGAGGCATGCGCGTCATCGTGCAGGGCCGGCTGAAGCAGCGGTCCTACGAGGACCGTGAGGGCGTCAAGCGCACGGTCTACGAGCTGGACGTCGAGGAAGTGGGCGCCAGTCTGCGCAGTGCCACGGCCAAGGTCACCAAGACGGCCGGCGGTGCCGGTCGTGGTGGCCAGGGCGGTTACAGCGGCGGTGGCGGTGGCGGCCAGGGTGGCGGCGGCTGGGGTGGAAACTCCGGAGGCGGCCAGCAGGGCGGCGGCGCTCCCGCCGACGACCCGTGGGCCACCGGCGCTCCCGCCGGTGGCAGCCAGGGCGGCGGTGGCGGCGGCTGGGGTGGAAACTCCGGCGGCAGCGGCGGTGGCGGCTACTCGGACGAGCCCCCCTTCTAG
- the rpsF gene encoding 30S ribosomal protein S6 — translation MRHYEVMVILDPDLEERAVAPLIENFLSVVREGNGKVEKVDTWGRRRLSYEIKKKPEGIYSVIDLQAEPAVVKELDRQLNLNESVLRTKVLRPETH, via the coding sequence ATGCGTCACTACGAGGTGATGGTCATCCTCGACCCCGATCTGGAGGAGCGCGCTGTCGCCCCCCTGATCGAGAACTTCCTCTCCGTCGTCCGTGAGGGCAACGGCAAGGTGGAGAAGGTCGACACCTGGGGCCGTCGTCGGCTCTCGTACGAGATCAAGAAGAAGCCCGAGGGCATCTACTCGGTCATCGACCTGCAGGCCGAGCCTGCGGTCGTCAAGGAGCTCGACCGCCAGCTGAACCTGAACGAGTCGGTCCTCCGGACCAAGGTCCTCCGCCCCGAGACCCACTGA
- the femX gene encoding peptidoglycan bridge formation glycyltransferase FemX — MSLTLRTISREQHLAYIQSLPSASHMQVPAWADVKAEWRSESLGWFDEKTGELVGAGLVLYRQLPKIKRYLAYLPEGPVINWFAPNLTEWLEPMLAHLKHQGAFSVKMGPPVIIRRWEATSIKAGIQNPDVKRLRDIEADFIEPRAFEVADKLRRMGWQQGEDGGAGFGDVQPRYVYQVPLANRSLEEVHKNFNQLWRRNIKKAEKAGVEVVQGGYQDLEEWQRLYEITAVRDHFRPRPLSYFQRMWTALNSEDPNRMRLYFARHEGVNLSAATMLIVGGHVWYSYGASDNIGREVRPSNAMQWRMLRDAYALGATVYDLRGISDSLDETDHLFGLIQFKVGTGGQAAEYLGEWDFPLNKLLHKALDIYMSRR, encoded by the coding sequence ATGAGCCTGACCCTGAGGACGATCAGCCGCGAGCAGCATCTGGCATACATCCAGAGCCTGCCCTCGGCGAGCCACATGCAGGTTCCTGCCTGGGCAGACGTCAAGGCGGAATGGCGCTCCGAGAGCCTCGGCTGGTTCGACGAGAAGACCGGTGAGCTCGTCGGTGCGGGTCTCGTCCTCTACCGCCAGCTGCCCAAGATCAAGCGCTACCTCGCCTATCTGCCCGAGGGCCCGGTCATCAACTGGTTCGCGCCGAATCTGACCGAGTGGCTGGAACCGATGCTCGCCCACCTCAAGCACCAGGGCGCCTTCTCCGTGAAGATGGGCCCGCCGGTGATCATCCGGCGCTGGGAGGCCACCTCCATCAAGGCCGGCATCCAGAACCCGGACGTGAAGCGCCTGCGCGACATCGAGGCCGACTTCATCGAACCGCGCGCCTTCGAGGTCGCCGACAAGCTGCGCCGCATGGGCTGGCAGCAGGGCGAGGACGGGGGAGCCGGCTTCGGCGACGTGCAGCCCCGCTACGTCTACCAGGTGCCGCTCGCGAACCGGTCCCTGGAGGAGGTCCACAAGAACTTCAACCAGCTGTGGCGCCGCAACATCAAGAAGGCCGAGAAGGCCGGCGTCGAGGTCGTGCAGGGCGGTTACCAGGATCTCGAGGAATGGCAGCGGCTGTACGAGATCACGGCGGTGCGCGACCACTTCCGGCCCCGCCCGCTGTCGTACTTCCAGCGCATGTGGACGGCCCTCAACTCCGAGGACCCCAACCGGATGCGGCTGTACTTCGCCCGTCACGAGGGCGTGAACCTGTCGGCGGCGACCATGCTGATCGTCGGCGGGCACGTCTGGTACTCCTACGGCGCCTCCGACAACATCGGCCGTGAGGTCCGGCCCTCGAACGCGATGCAGTGGCGGATGCTGCGCGACGCCTACGCGCTCGGCGCGACCGTCTACGACCTGCGGGGCATCTCCGACTCGCTGGACGAGACCGACCACCTCTTCGGCCTGATCCAGTTCAAGGTGGGCACGGGCGGCCAGGCCGCCGAGTACCTCGGCGAGTGGGACTTCCCGCTCAACAAGCTGCTCCACAAGGCTCTCGACATCTACATGTCGCGCCGCTGA